One window from the genome of Sardina pilchardus chromosome 12, fSarPil1.1, whole genome shotgun sequence encodes:
- the LOC134097590 gene encoding uncharacterized protein LOC134097590 isoform X5, with the protein MKKPVRIFVTQSGNTLNSHLDFLKRLRNHRKFKEKVVDECDVILAFCPIVSRVGTDIEAALKIFKGLSTAPKPIIVVVLHHTYEKDEVVPDSNKYASEKICIVNCLFHETEGLLKCKRNSDSIILTSKKLKEFKKKTSRNRVDVKPQEENMDGNHEKKKGNKKKTSKNRVDVKPQEENMDGNHEKKKGKKEENMDGNHGKKKGKKEENMDGNHGKKKTKKSGESEKPKTGHQEVGSNSHQNTKDSSQRSCLIL; encoded by the exons ATGAAGAAGCCGGTAAGAATATTTGTGACCCAAAGTGGAAATACTCTGAATTCTCATCTGGACTTTCTGAAACGCCTACGTAACCATCGCAAATTCAAAGAAAAAGTAGTTGATGAATGCGATGTTATACTGGCATTCTGTCCGATTGTTTCTCGAGTGGGCACTGATATTGAAGCCGCACTGAAGATCTttaaag GTCTCTCTACAGCTCCGAAGCCCATCATTGTAGTGGTGCTTCACCATACATATGAGAAAGATGAAGTTGTACCAGACAGTAACAAATATGCAAGTGAAAAAATATGTATAGTAAACTGTCTGTTTCATGAAACCGAAGGACTTCTAAAGTGCAAACGGAATTCTGACTCAATCATCCTTACATCAAAGAAGTTAAAAGAATTTAAG AAGAAAACAAGCAGAAACCGTGTAGACGTAAAACCACAG GAGGAGAACATGGATGGAaatcatgaaaaaaagaaaggaaataag aagaaaacaagcaaaaaccGTGTAGACGTAAAACCACAG GAGGAGAACATGGATGGAaatcatgaaaaaaagaaaggaaagaag GAGGAGAACATGGATGGAAATcatggaaaaaagaaaggaaagaag GAGGAGAACATGGATGGAAATCATGGAAAAAAGAAG ACGAAAAAAagtggagagagtgaaaagcCAAAG
- the LOC134097590 gene encoding uncharacterized protein LOC134097590 isoform X4 encodes MKKPVRIFVTQSGNTLNSHLDFLKRLRNHRKFKEKVVDECDVILAFCPIVSRVGTDIEAALKIFKGLSTAPKPIIVVVLHHTYEKDEVVPDSNKYASEKICIVNCLFHETEGLLKCKRNSDSIILTSKKLKEFKKTSRNRVDVKPQEENMDGNHEKKKGNKKTSKNRVDVKPQEENMDGNHEKKKGKKKTSKKRVDVKPQEENMDGNHGKKKGKKEENMDGNHGKKKTKKSGESEKPKTGHQEVGSNSHQNTKDSSQRSCLIL; translated from the exons ATGAAGAAGCCGGTAAGAATATTTGTGACCCAAAGTGGAAATACTCTGAATTCTCATCTGGACTTTCTGAAACGCCTACGTAACCATCGCAAATTCAAAGAAAAAGTAGTTGATGAATGCGATGTTATACTGGCATTCTGTCCGATTGTTTCTCGAGTGGGCACTGATATTGAAGCCGCACTGAAGATCTttaaag GTCTCTCTACAGCTCCGAAGCCCATCATTGTAGTGGTGCTTCACCATACATATGAGAAAGATGAAGTTGTACCAGACAGTAACAAATATGCAAGTGAAAAAATATGTATAGTAAACTGTCTGTTTCATGAAACCGAAGGACTTCTAAAGTGCAAACGGAATTCTGACTCAATCATCCTTACATCAAAGAAGTTAAAAGAATTTAAG AAAACAAGCAGAAACCGTGTAGACGTAAAACCACAG GAGGAGAACATGGATGGAaatcatgaaaaaaagaaaggaaataag aaaacaagcaaaaaccGTGTAGACGTAAAACCACAG GAGGAGAACATGGATGGAaatcatgaaaaaaagaaaggaaagaag aaaacaagcaaaaaacgTGTAGACGTAAAACCACAG GAGGAGAACATGGATGGAAATcatggaaaaaagaaaggaaagaag GAGGAGAACATGGATGGAAATCATGGAAAAAAGAAG ACGAAAAAAagtggagagagtgaaaagcCAAAG
- the LOC134097590 gene encoding uncharacterized protein LOC134097590 isoform X8: MKKPVRIFVTQSGNTLNSHLDFLKRLRNHRKFKEKVVDECDVILAFCPIVSRVGTDIEAALKIFKGLSTAPKPIIVVVLHHTYEKDEVVPDSNKYASEKICIVNCLFHETEGLLKCKRNSDSIILTSKKLKEFKEENMDGNHEKKKGNKKTSKNRVDVKPQEENMDGNHEKKKGKKKTSKKRVDVKPQEENMDGNHGKKKGKKEENMDGNHGKKKTKKSGESEKPKTGHQEVGSNSHQNTKDSSQRSCLIL; encoded by the exons ATGAAGAAGCCGGTAAGAATATTTGTGACCCAAAGTGGAAATACTCTGAATTCTCATCTGGACTTTCTGAAACGCCTACGTAACCATCGCAAATTCAAAGAAAAAGTAGTTGATGAATGCGATGTTATACTGGCATTCTGTCCGATTGTTTCTCGAGTGGGCACTGATATTGAAGCCGCACTGAAGATCTttaaag GTCTCTCTACAGCTCCGAAGCCCATCATTGTAGTGGTGCTTCACCATACATATGAGAAAGATGAAGTTGTACCAGACAGTAACAAATATGCAAGTGAAAAAATATGTATAGTAAACTGTCTGTTTCATGAAACCGAAGGACTTCTAAAGTGCAAACGGAATTCTGACTCAATCATCCTTACATCAAAGAAGTTAAAAGAATTTAAG GAGGAGAACATGGATGGAaatcatgaaaaaaagaaaggaaataag aaaacaagcaaaaaccGTGTAGACGTAAAACCACAG GAGGAGAACATGGATGGAaatcatgaaaaaaagaaaggaaagaag aaaacaagcaaaaaacgTGTAGACGTAAAACCACAG GAGGAGAACATGGATGGAAATcatggaaaaaagaaaggaaagaag GAGGAGAACATGGATGGAAATCATGGAAAAAAGAAG ACGAAAAAAagtggagagagtgaaaagcCAAAG
- the LOC134097590 gene encoding uncharacterized protein LOC134097590 isoform X2 has protein sequence MKKPVRIFVTQSGNTLNSHLDFLKRLRNHRKFKEKVVDECDVILAFCPIVSRVGTDIEAALKIFKGLSTAPKPIIVVVLHHTYEKDEVVPDSNKYASEKICIVNCLFHETEGLLKCKRNSDSIILTSKKLKEFKKTSRNRVDVKPQEENMDGNHEKKKGNKKKTSKNRVDVKPQEENMDGNHEKKKGKKKTSKKRVDVKPQEENMDGNHGKKKGKKEENMDGNHGKKKTKKSGESEKPKTGHQEVGSNSHQNTKDSSQRSCLIL, from the exons ATGAAGAAGCCGGTAAGAATATTTGTGACCCAAAGTGGAAATACTCTGAATTCTCATCTGGACTTTCTGAAACGCCTACGTAACCATCGCAAATTCAAAGAAAAAGTAGTTGATGAATGCGATGTTATACTGGCATTCTGTCCGATTGTTTCTCGAGTGGGCACTGATATTGAAGCCGCACTGAAGATCTttaaag GTCTCTCTACAGCTCCGAAGCCCATCATTGTAGTGGTGCTTCACCATACATATGAGAAAGATGAAGTTGTACCAGACAGTAACAAATATGCAAGTGAAAAAATATGTATAGTAAACTGTCTGTTTCATGAAACCGAAGGACTTCTAAAGTGCAAACGGAATTCTGACTCAATCATCCTTACATCAAAGAAGTTAAAAGAATTTAAG AAAACAAGCAGAAACCGTGTAGACGTAAAACCACAG GAGGAGAACATGGATGGAaatcatgaaaaaaagaaaggaaataag aagaaaacaagcaaaaaccGTGTAGACGTAAAACCACAG GAGGAGAACATGGATGGAaatcatgaaaaaaagaaaggaaagaag aaaacaagcaaaaaacgTGTAGACGTAAAACCACAG GAGGAGAACATGGATGGAAATcatggaaaaaagaaaggaaagaag GAGGAGAACATGGATGGAAATCATGGAAAAAAGAAG ACGAAAAAAagtggagagagtgaaaagcCAAAG
- the LOC134097590 gene encoding uncharacterized protein LOC134097590 isoform X7, giving the protein MKKPVRIFVTQSGNTLNSHLDFLKRLRNHRKFKEKVVDECDVILAFCPIVSRVGTDIEAALKIFKGLSTAPKPIIVVVLHHTYEKDEVVPDSNKYASEKICIVNCLFHETEGLLKCKRNSDSIILTSKKLKEFKEENMDGNHEKKKGNKKKTSKNRVDVKPQEENMDGNHEKKKGKKKTSKKRVDVKPQEENMDGNHGKKKGKKEENMDGNHGKKKTKKSGESEKPKTGHQEVGSNSHQNTKDSSQRSCLIL; this is encoded by the exons ATGAAGAAGCCGGTAAGAATATTTGTGACCCAAAGTGGAAATACTCTGAATTCTCATCTGGACTTTCTGAAACGCCTACGTAACCATCGCAAATTCAAAGAAAAAGTAGTTGATGAATGCGATGTTATACTGGCATTCTGTCCGATTGTTTCTCGAGTGGGCACTGATATTGAAGCCGCACTGAAGATCTttaaag GTCTCTCTACAGCTCCGAAGCCCATCATTGTAGTGGTGCTTCACCATACATATGAGAAAGATGAAGTTGTACCAGACAGTAACAAATATGCAAGTGAAAAAATATGTATAGTAAACTGTCTGTTTCATGAAACCGAAGGACTTCTAAAGTGCAAACGGAATTCTGACTCAATCATCCTTACATCAAAGAAGTTAAAAGAATTTAAG GAGGAGAACATGGATGGAaatcatgaaaaaaagaaaggaaataag aagaaaacaagcaaaaaccGTGTAGACGTAAAACCACAG GAGGAGAACATGGATGGAaatcatgaaaaaaagaaaggaaagaag aaaacaagcaaaaaacgTGTAGACGTAAAACCACAG GAGGAGAACATGGATGGAAATcatggaaaaaagaaaggaaagaag GAGGAGAACATGGATGGAAATCATGGAAAAAAGAAG ACGAAAAAAagtggagagagtgaaaagcCAAAG
- the LOC134097590 gene encoding uncharacterized protein LOC134097590 isoform X6, which produces MKKPVRIFVTQSGNTLNSHLDFLKRLRNHRKFKEKVVDECDVILAFCPIVSRVGTDIEAALKIFKGLSTAPKPIIVVVLHHTYEKDEVVPDSNKYASEKICIVNCLFHETEGLLKCKRNSDSIILTSKKLKEFKKKTSRNRVDVKPQEENMDGNHEKKKGNKKTSKNRVDVKPQEENMDGNHEKKKGKKEENMDGNHGKKKGKKEENMDGNHGKKKTKKSGESEKPKTGHQEVGSNSHQNTKDSSQRSCLIL; this is translated from the exons ATGAAGAAGCCGGTAAGAATATTTGTGACCCAAAGTGGAAATACTCTGAATTCTCATCTGGACTTTCTGAAACGCCTACGTAACCATCGCAAATTCAAAGAAAAAGTAGTTGATGAATGCGATGTTATACTGGCATTCTGTCCGATTGTTTCTCGAGTGGGCACTGATATTGAAGCCGCACTGAAGATCTttaaag GTCTCTCTACAGCTCCGAAGCCCATCATTGTAGTGGTGCTTCACCATACATATGAGAAAGATGAAGTTGTACCAGACAGTAACAAATATGCAAGTGAAAAAATATGTATAGTAAACTGTCTGTTTCATGAAACCGAAGGACTTCTAAAGTGCAAACGGAATTCTGACTCAATCATCCTTACATCAAAGAAGTTAAAAGAATTTAAG AAGAAAACAAGCAGAAACCGTGTAGACGTAAAACCACAG GAGGAGAACATGGATGGAaatcatgaaaaaaagaaaggaaataag aaaacaagcaaaaaccGTGTAGACGTAAAACCACAG GAGGAGAACATGGATGGAaatcatgaaaaaaagaaaggaaagaag GAGGAGAACATGGATGGAAATcatggaaaaaagaaaggaaagaag GAGGAGAACATGGATGGAAATCATGGAAAAAAGAAG ACGAAAAAAagtggagagagtgaaaagcCAAAG
- the LOC134097590 gene encoding uncharacterized protein LOC134097590 isoform X1, with product MKKPVRIFVTQSGNTLNSHLDFLKRLRNHRKFKEKVVDECDVILAFCPIVSRVGTDIEAALKIFKGLSTAPKPIIVVVLHHTYEKDEVVPDSNKYASEKICIVNCLFHETEGLLKCKRNSDSIILTSKKLKEFKKKTSRNRVDVKPQEENMDGNHEKKKGNKKKTSKNRVDVKPQEENMDGNHEKKKGKKKTSKKRVDVKPQEENMDGNHGKKKGKKEENMDGNHGKKKTKKSGESEKPKTGHQEVGSNSHQNTKDSSQRSCLIL from the exons ATGAAGAAGCCGGTAAGAATATTTGTGACCCAAAGTGGAAATACTCTGAATTCTCATCTGGACTTTCTGAAACGCCTACGTAACCATCGCAAATTCAAAGAAAAAGTAGTTGATGAATGCGATGTTATACTGGCATTCTGTCCGATTGTTTCTCGAGTGGGCACTGATATTGAAGCCGCACTGAAGATCTttaaag GTCTCTCTACAGCTCCGAAGCCCATCATTGTAGTGGTGCTTCACCATACATATGAGAAAGATGAAGTTGTACCAGACAGTAACAAATATGCAAGTGAAAAAATATGTATAGTAAACTGTCTGTTTCATGAAACCGAAGGACTTCTAAAGTGCAAACGGAATTCTGACTCAATCATCCTTACATCAAAGAAGTTAAAAGAATTTAAG AAGAAAACAAGCAGAAACCGTGTAGACGTAAAACCACAG GAGGAGAACATGGATGGAaatcatgaaaaaaagaaaggaaataag aagaaaacaagcaaaaaccGTGTAGACGTAAAACCACAG GAGGAGAACATGGATGGAaatcatgaaaaaaagaaaggaaagaag aaaacaagcaaaaaacgTGTAGACGTAAAACCACAG GAGGAGAACATGGATGGAAATcatggaaaaaagaaaggaaagaag GAGGAGAACATGGATGGAAATCATGGAAAAAAGAAG ACGAAAAAAagtggagagagtgaaaagcCAAAG
- the LOC134097590 gene encoding uncharacterized protein LOC134097590 isoform X3: MKKPVRIFVTQSGNTLNSHLDFLKRLRNHRKFKEKVVDECDVILAFCPIVSRVGTDIEAALKIFKGLSTAPKPIIVVVLHHTYEKDEVVPDSNKYASEKICIVNCLFHETEGLLKCKRNSDSIILTSKKLKEFKKKTSRNRVDVKPQEENMDGNHEKKKGNKKTSKNRVDVKPQEENMDGNHEKKKGKKKTSKKRVDVKPQEENMDGNHGKKKGKKEENMDGNHGKKKTKKSGESEKPKTGHQEVGSNSHQNTKDSSQRSCLIL, from the exons ATGAAGAAGCCGGTAAGAATATTTGTGACCCAAAGTGGAAATACTCTGAATTCTCATCTGGACTTTCTGAAACGCCTACGTAACCATCGCAAATTCAAAGAAAAAGTAGTTGATGAATGCGATGTTATACTGGCATTCTGTCCGATTGTTTCTCGAGTGGGCACTGATATTGAAGCCGCACTGAAGATCTttaaag GTCTCTCTACAGCTCCGAAGCCCATCATTGTAGTGGTGCTTCACCATACATATGAGAAAGATGAAGTTGTACCAGACAGTAACAAATATGCAAGTGAAAAAATATGTATAGTAAACTGTCTGTTTCATGAAACCGAAGGACTTCTAAAGTGCAAACGGAATTCTGACTCAATCATCCTTACATCAAAGAAGTTAAAAGAATTTAAG AAGAAAACAAGCAGAAACCGTGTAGACGTAAAACCACAG GAGGAGAACATGGATGGAaatcatgaaaaaaagaaaggaaataag aaaacaagcaaaaaccGTGTAGACGTAAAACCACAG GAGGAGAACATGGATGGAaatcatgaaaaaaagaaaggaaagaag aaaacaagcaaaaaacgTGTAGACGTAAAACCACAG GAGGAGAACATGGATGGAAATcatggaaaaaagaaaggaaagaag GAGGAGAACATGGATGGAAATCATGGAAAAAAGAAG ACGAAAAAAagtggagagagtgaaaagcCAAAG